The genomic segment CATACTCCTGGGTTTGGATGCACATTTATTAACGTAGAGTTTATGAAAGAAATTCGAAAAGGATTTGAATCTACATGgatttttaagtgtaaaatgtGCAACTTATTGACTACAATTTTATCAGAAACTAAAAAACTGGAATATATACCAATAAACAAAGCCATTACCAATGGTACTTGTGCTATTGGTATAGGTTATACACAATTGGCTGAACTTTCAGCAAGTATTGACATACCATGTATGTCTCCAAACACATACATCAAACTCACTGACATTTTAAGTGAAGATATAAAAGTTATTGCTTGGAATGTCATGAAACTTGCCGGTATTGAGGAAAAACAATTAGCGCTGGAAGCAGGTGATGTCGATATCGACGGTATACCTATGTGCCCAGTAGTTGCCGACGGACAGTAGAGTAAACGTAGTTACAAAACTAAATACGACGCATATTCAGGAGCGGTGAGATAGTTATaagataatttaagtatattttttgatcattagtatttccaataattttattttatttatatataggctACAATTATTGGTTATcgtacaaaaaaagtattgtttGTCGGAATACGAAACCGATATTGCGCAAATAGGCGgtaaacgaattaatttttctcaaaaacagtcGTACAGCACTAGAATATATACTGCTGTAGTATCATTTAATACAAATGGCAATTATATACGAGAGATTCACAAAAAGATAACAACCAAAAGTCcaggtacattatttaaaaagtacctatagtcTACGACGAtgctttcaaattaaaaaaaattgattacaaattaaaattaaataaatactgccAAAACTTATATTTCACATTtcacgtttttatattttggtgtaTCGTATTAGCtatcagtaaaattaaaaattgaaataatttgtatattaaaggtatatataggtataggtacaataattaaataaataaaatatttcattatgaattatttttcagtatttataatttatgaatagtattaatttattattattatgaaggtagttgttttaatattattttatgtgtataggAATCGTAGCCAAAAAATTTTTGAAGCATGCGGCAGATAAACGAATAACATTAAGACGCAGGAGAgcactttttaaattatctggagtgtataaatcaaaaaaaatatcatgcgGCCCCGACNNNNNNNNNNNNNNNNNNNNNNNNNNNNNNNNNNNNNNNNNNNNNNNNNNCAGATTCAGTTGAGGATTTTCCTGTTTTCATTACTTTTGATAATCTGGCTTGTTTATTCCTGTGAAATTCCCAAATTAATTACCTGACTTTCTgcggttttaaatattttgttaaaacagTTATAACTATCTTCtcgtttatttttcaaaatacaaattacatttttaattaatatgatagcGGAAAATTTATCTTGACTTTTGGACTGCAATAATTTACTGATTGGAGATGTTATAGTAAACATTTCTTAAACAGTTAttaaagtcaaaataaattcacCAGACGATGATAATTTAGATAAGTAAGTTGCTTTAGTTGCAGTGTTTATATCATCCCAATCTGATATTTTGTCTAATGCCTCGATTATAGAACTTAACCTcgtgaaaaattgtaaaacacaaTCATGTTTTTCCACCCATCTTGTTTCACATAATGAATGCAGTGatgattttaaagtatttttttaaatataatttttttttgctgatgtgttaaaaaaaattataatttccgtCATTATTCCGAAAGCATTTCTTacgaattttattttgcatCCTTTCATAATTGACAAATTTAAGGCATGACTAAAACAAGTACATTTGAttgcatttttcatttttgcatTAAGTGTTTTAACTGCTCCACATTTTTCGGATAGCATAACAGAGCATCCATCTGTAGTAATTCCAACGCACTTTTCAAATGGTAAATCCAGTttattgtaacggatagtatccgttttctcacgatacacaattaataaaccaataatagtaaatagattgAAAGTATATTCAGCGATAGAACTATCGAATAAATGAATAGGCAAATGACCTCAANNNNNNNNNNNNNNNNNNNNNNNNNNNNNNNNNNNNNNNNNNNNNNNNNNttaaaattgaataattactttatagttaaaaattcttaaaatgttcagtttttatatataaggattgaaaatttaaaacaagattccacgtaagtagttaattctgttatcaaaaaatataaaaaatacataagcacagtttatttttatagtcattttaagttcaaatgtggacgaaattatatattaaaaaacctagaataactatttttgttattttttgtgatagtataatattactcgtgagTACTTAGCTaggaaacttctaaagtatactattatatgtatctatgatagtatcacagtttgttgttgatgtataacgcgttataagtatctaatgaatattgtgatatgattaatttggaatttattatagatatctattatttgtcaatttttttttaataccatagataagtatatgtataatatatcttatacctggactgacataccgtctccgctcagaatcgtttttcttatacagtgatattattgaattcaaatttaatactatccattatacagtgacccacttgtaacctactgtacagctaagtgacatccacttacccacatttttggaactttaaatgctaataaaaaaaaactgtgactaaggatttttaatatttttcaaatgtcattgtaataatatagtaggagccttgtattaaattgccaagtatttttactcaacaaataaagttttattgacattcatagaaaaaaattaattaaattggaaactgaaattgtccgtaaacagctcaaaacaaatcaaaatattttaaaaaatttatcatgtatagaaaatggaaatatgaacaaccagtgaaaatgtcatgtatctacagtcattcgttttaaagttagaccaaaaaccaaagtcaattttctcgaaaacagattttgcgtaaaaattcccgtttttccttaatttttcttttgtttttcacgtcgcttttgaaaactattggaaatttcaaattttgacctccNNNNNNNNNNNNNNNNNNNNNNNNNNNNNNNNNNNNNNNNNNNNNNNNNNaaattaaattgttatgagtgtttgaaattcactatttttacaacatttgatattcactcgatttctcatgtaacgattttcttattttgttgtaattaaaaaacgaacgactgcagatacttgaaaatttcactgaatgtttatattagcatgtcctatacacaataaaattttgaaaataatttgactctttttgagctgtttacggacattgtcaattatcaatttttttagtttttttttctataaatatcaataaaactttatctgTTGGGTGAAAAAGtgtaaaaacttaatacaaggctcctaatattatattgtttaatgattagttgaaaaatattaaaaatacataggcacaattttttttttataagcatttaaagattgaattttgacaaaatgtatcaaatttaaaattgaataattactttgtagttaaaaattcttaaaatgttcaatttttatatctaaggatttaaaatttaaaacaagattccacgtaagtaattaattcttttaccaaaaaatctcaaaaatacatttacacagtttatttttatagtcattttaaatacaaatttggacgaaattacatattaaaaacctaggataactattttagttattttgttgtgattgtataatattattcgtgggtacttgaaacttctaaagtatactattatatatctatgatagtaccacggttttttgttgatgtataacgcgttataagtacctaatagatattatgatatgattaatttggaatttattataggtacctattataggtaaatttttttttaataccatagataattatatatatgtctaatacatagactgatataccgtctccgctcagaatcgtttttcttatacagtgatattatataaaaaaaaaaattgtgtctatgtatttttaatatttttcaactgctattgtaacaatgtatcaggagccttgtattaatttttcacactttttggccatatagataaaactttaatgatatttatagaaaaaaaaactaaaaaaattgataattgacaatgtccgtaaacagctcaaaaagatacaaattattttcaaaattttatcgtatatataaaatgcgaatataaacatacagtgaaattttcaagtttctacagtcattcgttttttaattacaacaaaattaggaaatcgttacatgagaaatcgagtgaatagcaaatgttgtaaaaatatgaatttcaaacgctcataaaaatttaatttttagttccttatagacttttttttttgataaagattttcctataaggaaccttgtattacattttaaaatctcagttctaaaaagaaaattttttacgaattataaactcaaaataattaggtaattttcgtgatttttccatattttgttacttttagattctgagtggaacgatgaatgtattgattttacaatgtgtgtttttttttaatttttaattttttttaaaattttaaaattaaaatttttttttttNNNNNNNNNNNNNNNNNNNNNNNNNNNNNNNNNNNNNNNNNNNNNNNNNNNNNNNNNNNNNNNNNNNNNNNNNNNNNNNNNNNNNNNNNNNNNNNNNNNNNNNNNNNNNNNNNNNNNNNNNNNNNNNNNNNNNNNNNNNNNNNNNNNNNNNNNNNNNNNNNNNNNNNNNNNNNNNNNNNNNNNNNNNNNNNNNNNNNNNNNNNNNNNNNNNNNNNNNNNNNNNNNNNNNNNNNNNNNNNNNNNNNNNNNNNNNNNNNNNNNNNNNNNNNNNNNNNNNNNNNNNNNNNNNNNNNNNNNNNNNNNNNNNNNNNNNNNNNNNNNNNNNNNNNNNNNNNNNNNNNNNNNNNNNNNNNNNNNNNNNNNNNNNNNNNNNNNNNNNNNNNNNNNNNNNNNNNNNNNNNNNNNNNNNNNNNNNNNNNNNNNNNNNNNNNNNNNNNNNNNNNNNNNNNNNNNNNNNNNNNNNNNNNNNNNNNNNNNNNNNNNN from the Acyrthosiphon pisum isolate AL4f chromosome X, pea_aphid_22Mar2018_4r6ur, whole genome shotgun sequence genome contains:
- the LOC115033800 gene encoding uncharacterized protein LOC115033800, with translation MHTPGFGCTFINVEFMKEIRKGFESTWIFKCKMCNLLTTILSETKKLEYIPINKAITNGTCAIGIGYTQLAELSASIDIPCMSPNTYIKLTDILSEDIKVIAWNVMKLAGIEEKQLALEAGDVDIDGIPMCPVVADGQ